In Colletotrichum destructivum chromosome 1, complete sequence, the sequence CAAGCCGCACTCGAGATCGGTTGCGAGAGCTGGGGCTGCGAAATGATGGAGAACCCATGCGACTTCGCCGAGGCGCAGGAGAAGGAGTTCGGCGCCCGCTGTAAGATGTGGGGCCTGCTGCCCGGCCGGGTCAACCTCGAGCGAGGCGATTTCACCAAGAGCACCCGCATACACGATGCCATGAAGCGCGCCgacgtcatcctcgtcaacaacCAAGCCTTCACGCCCCAGCTCAACGCAGAGCTCGTCAACATGTTCCTCGATCTCAAGCAGGGCTGCAAGATCGTCTCTCTCAAGTCGTTCGTCAACGACCAAGGCACGCGAAACGCCAACGATATTGCAAGTAACATCCTGGAAGTCGAACACCTGACGTACCCGGACGGTGGGTACGTCAGCTGGACCAATGCCGGCGGTAACTTCTGCATCTCGACGAAGAAGTAGAACACTAGACGTCCCATCAGCATCTGTCAAGTCATTACGCCGTATGATGTCCCACGGGGCTTGGGAGGAGGGTTGCAGCACGAGGCATGCAGTTGGTGCTGTGTCGCTGCGTTGTTGTGCGGCGTTGTACATTGTGAAGGGAAGGAAACCAGGGGAAAGGGGACACATTGGCATACAAAGGTAGGCGAGAGGAAAACAAGCGTTGGGTTCATTACCTGTAGACATCTGATATTCCCCATAGAGCGTGTCGGCCGGGCAGACAGCAGAAGTGCATCATTCTGGAGCGCAGGGAAGGCGCACAGGGAAATAGACGGCATCATCAACGTTCGTTGGCGAGGTTCATGGCTTCGGCCTCCTGtgccatcctcttcatccagcggtcgacgagctccttgttctccttcttgacctTGTCCCGCTCCTGCTCGGCCATGGACATCTGGAGGTTCATCGTGATCATCTCGTCCTGGACATTCTGCGGCGCAAGTCAGTATTAAACCGCAACAGATGCACTATCTCTGGGGTGTGTCCGCGTGCGTGTATGTGTAcacgtgtgtgtgtgtgtgtgtgtgtgtgcatgaGTGTGTTACCTCCACCAGCTTGCGCTTCTCGCGTAGCTCGTGCTCGCGGTCCCGCAGCTTCGTCGTTAGCGCCGtgctctcggcggccaggctCCTTATCTTCCTTGCGTCCTCCTTGGTTTTGCTGCGCAGCGCCTGGAGCTCATCTtcggccgccttcgcgcGGTCCTTGAGGGTACCGTTGGACCGcagcgcctcggcgagctggagtTGGAGCTGCGCGACATTGGGGTCGGAGCTGGGATCGATCGaaacggcagcggcggtcgTGTTCGGCTTCTCGGAGGGTTTCCTGTCGCCGGGTGTGATTTTGGACCTAAGGACTTCCTTCTCGGCTTCGAGCGCCGCAACGCGGTCGGAGAGTTGAGAGCCTGTCGAGGGATGGCGGGTTAGGGAAGAGGCGGCAaaaagagagatagagaaGAGAGGAGTGCTTTACAGAGTTGGACGATTTCAAGATTGACGGGGTTGTTCTTCTCCTGCTCCCTGATGGAAGCTAGATACTCGGAGCGCCAGTCAGACATGATGTCTAtcgtggagggggggagaggcgAGGGAATCCGGGCGATGACGGATATCGAGTTACATATATCGGCGCAAGCTTTCTTTTCTGTCTTGGTACGCTTATATATCCCGCAGAGTCTTTCCCAATGAATCTAGAAGAAATCGAGCGCTGCCCTTGTGTCGGGACGGTGATGGGCGGGATGGCGCATGCGTTGCATTCCAGACACAAGCAGCCGATTCTGTTCAAGCGGCGGTTGTAGGCACATCATCTGCCCTAGAATCCTAGGGAGCGGCGCCGCTTAGGCTTATCGGCGTGTTTGGTGGGGGGTGCGATGACGCACGCTCCCTCGGCCGGGGTTTAGCCGCGCCCCGGTAGACCGGGTCTCTGAGGCTGGTCTGATTCGTGGCGCAAGCTCCCCTGGCGACCTCGCTCAAGCTCTCGGTAGCAGTAGCGACAGCTTAGGGGAAGGAAATGGAGCTCAAGCCTCAACCTCATGTCACTCATCTCACACCTCGCTCTCAACCACAACCAATAGACCGACGCAACGCCGGCGACACTGCTAAagattttttttctttccaaTTTTCTTGAGGATAGATCCAAGTACGACCACCAAGGCAGACAAACACGTACACACAGCAAGGGACCCCGGCAATGAGAAGATGACATGATGGAAGCGTCTCATCCCGCGGCAGGATGGGAGAACGTCGGCGACAAGTGGTACCGCAAGGTCCAGCTCTACACCGAAGTGTTCGACCAagaccttgacctcgacaaccacatcgtcgccggcgcccccTATGGCGGAGCCATCGCTCTCCTCCGAGACGACACCAAGATCCAGGCTTACCGCGCCAacccaggcggcggcggcgcctcctcgtccaaaCCCGGCATCGATATCTACTCGTACGCCGGCAAGCTCCTCCGCCGCATCCCCTGGGAGCAGGGCTCCGGCTCCATCAAGGGCCTCGGCTGGgccagcgtcgccggcggcgaggagaagctcctcgtcgtcacgaCGGACGGCACCGTGCGCGTCTACGATTTGCAGGGCGAGTTCACGCAATTCTccctcggcaacggcgccgacgagtcCGGCGTCGTCAGCTGCCGCTTCTACGAATCCGGCATGGTCGCGCTGCTCGGCAACGACACTTTCGTCTCGGTCACGTCGTACACCGAGCCGCGCCCGCGGCTGctcgcgacgccgccgactgaCCAGGGCGAGATCCACGCCTGGGCCGTCGTGGCGCCGGACCACACCCTCTCGCGTTCCGTCGAGGTACTGCTGAGCATCGGGGAGACGGTATACGTCATCGACGCGGCCGAGTGTGAGGACCGGTTCCTGGACCTTGGGCCCTTCAGCCACATCAGCGTGTCCCCCGACGGCCGGCTGATCGTGCTGTACACGAAGACGGGCAAGGCGCATGTCATTTCAAGCGATTTCCAGGAGAGGCGTGTCGAGCACGACTCGCAGTCCAAGATCCCACCCAAGTATGTTGAGTGGTGCGGCACCGATGCGCTGATTGCGTGGGAGGATGAGGTACACATCATCGGGCCGGACGCTGCGACCGCAGAGTTCTTTTACGACGGACGAGTGCACGTTGTATCAGGTATGTTTGGCGGGCATAGCGTCTTCAAGTTCCCAAGCAGAAACGCTCACGGCTAACAACGCGCAGAACACGACGGCGCAAGACTCATCACAAATGACGTTTGCGACTTCCTAGAGCGCGTCCCGCACGCCACGGAGGAGGTCTTCGGTACCCGGGCCGAGTCCTCGGCAGCATCGatcctgctcgacgccgtcggccagctggaGCTTCAGTcgcccaaggccgacgacTACATCCAGCTGATCCGCGCCAACCTTACTGAGGCCGTCGACACGTGCgtcacggcggcgggccgcgAGTTCAGCATCCACTGGCAGAAGCAGCTCCTCAAGGCTGCATCCTTTGGCAAGTCGGTTCTCGACATCTACAACAGCGACGAATTCGTCGATATGTGCGAGACCCTGCGCGTGCTCAACGCCGTTCGCTTCTTCGAGGTCGGCTTGCCCCTCTCGTTCGAGCAGTACCAGCGTCTCACCCCCGAGGGCCTCATCAAGAGGCTCATCAACCGTCATGAGTACCTCCTCGCGCTCAAGATCGCGGGGTATCTGCGTCTTCCCACCGACCGCATCTACGTCCActgggcctcggccaaggtTCGCTCGGGTGCTGAGGACGATGACACCATCTGCCGGCTGGTTGTCGAGCGCCTCTCCGGGAAGCCAGGCATCTCCTTTGAGGAGATCGCACGCGCGGCCTACGACGAAGGCCGGGGCCGCCTCGCCACCGAACTGCTGAACCACGAGCCCCGCGGCGGGCGCCAGGTGCCGCTTCTCCTCAgcatggaggaggacgagctcgccctcgacaaggccgttGAGAGCGGCGACACGGACCTCATGTACACAGTACTCCTCCAGCTCAAGAAGAAACTGCCGTTGGCCGCCTTCTTTCGCGTCATCAACGCGCGCCCCGCGGCAACGGCCCTCGTTGAGTCCTCGGCCGCGCGCGAGGCCGACAACGCGCTTCTCAAGGATCTCTATTACCAGGACGACCGCCGAgttgacggtgccggcgtctTCATACACGAGTCGCTCCACCAGCCCGACGCGCGCACCGCGTCCGACAAGCTCGCACTCGCCGCGAAGCTGCTCTCCGACTCGAGGGAGGCTGCGTTCGAGGTCCACGCCCTCAAGGAGGCGCAGACGCTACTCAAGATGCAGGAGGCCTTCGACCGCGACCTCACCGACACCTTCACGGGGCTCAGCGTCAACGAGACCATGTTCAAGCTCATCCGCCTCGGGTACCACAAGCGCGCCAGCAAGATTCAGAGCGAGTTCAAGGTGCCCGATAAGGTTGCTTGGTGGATCAGGTCAGATATTCTCCCCTCTCGCGCCCCCTTTGTTGTAATCGTACTCTTGAGGGTTTCCCATTTGGGTTCTACAGGTTCCTTGCCAAGTTGGGTATCCGCAGCAAGCTAACCACATTCCACATATTTAGACTTCGTGCGCTCGTTGCGAAGCGGGACTGGAACGAGATTGAGGAGCTTGCGAAGACGAGAAAAAGCCCGATTGGGTGGGAGGTAAGctttcccttttctttcgttttcttctcccccccccccccctttttttttttcttcttttttctttctttcccccccttaAATATGACACATCGCGTGCGTCGCCGTTCCTGGCTCCATGGCATATCTGGAACATACCGGATCGATGAAGCTAATCCTCGAACGCCACAGCCGTTCTTCAACCTCACACTGCAGGCGGGCAACCCGCGGCTGGCGGCCGTCTTTGTGCCCAAGTGCACGGGTCTGGAGCCTGGGACGACCATCACCATGTACGAAAAGTGCGGGCTGCGGgtcaaggcggccgaggaggcggtgAAGCTCAAAGACGCCGAGGCGTGGGGCAGGctgctcgaggcggcgggacgGGGCACGCAGGAGGGGCGGGACATTGAGAGGATCGGGAGCGCCGTCTTTAAGAAGTGAAGTCGGCCAACGCCAAGGCGAAAGGAAGTAGCACGTCGAGTTTCCCACGAAGGGATGAAGAGCGAGATGGGACGAGGGCGTGAGACAGCGAAATGGGGTTAAAGGGGAGCTGCGGTGCTAATCTTGCTCTACATACGTAATCTGACCAACTTGAGGCGATGACGGGTACACGGAGTAGTGGTGAGATTTGAGAGGCATGGcgttcggcggcggtgggcaACTGCGTCGATCCGGGGTACGCTTGTTTCAATGTGTGGCGAGCGGCTGGCATGCCCCCGCGAGCGAGGTACCTGCAACGTGGTTCTAGCTTTCATGACTTCTTGACCGATCATGCCAGAAGCGACTCGGACCATGCCAAGTGCAGTGATGGCTCGGACAGCGGGAGTGTATGCAACAGAGTGCATGGTCTGTGATGTTGCGATGGATCCTTTGAAGAATCTTTCCGGATACGGGCTCGGCTGGACGATGTCTTGGAGGTTCTTTTTCGACCTGGACAAGCTagcccccccctccctcgccctcgcccagagAGCCAGCGGGTTGAGAGTAAGAAACAAAGCCTGGGCGAGCTTCTCGCGCGAGATCGACACGTGGATGAGCCACGGGAGACGggcacgccgccgcgccgccacgGGCTTAGATTCGGGCTCGTAGATTTACATAGTCTGGTGGGTCGTTTGATGTTGCTTGTTTGTGCAACAAACAACCTGACACCGGTCAACTGAGAACCCCCTTTGGTCACGGGGAGCGCGCAGGATGAGGGGATGAGTACACCAAAGGAGGGCCGTGGCCTCCGTTGAGAAGAAAATGTCGACCGGCGTCCTGGGTTGAACCTGGGGCGGAAATAGCGGGAAGTCGCCTTCATGAATCAGGCAGGCTGGGCTTTGGGGCATAGCCCCCGCAGGAACTGAGGCATGGAGATGGTCTGATCTATCTGCCTATACATGCGCGGTAGCTGTCTGAGAGTGTTTCCTGGGAGCGAGGAAGGATAAGGAGGAACCGGGCGAGGCGAGTTCGTCCTTTCGCAGATACGGTTTATGTAGATGCTTGCGGATGGTCGACATAATTGTTGAATTTTGTTCTGCGACGTCCTGAGAGCATGTTGATGGGGTGGAGGAAGGGGGCAATGCACAGAGAAGAAACAAATGGCCAACCCAGGTCTTCGGCCGAGATTATTTGGTTAGCAACAGTCAGCCTGTAACGTCGTCAGTGGCCCAGATGCATGGTATTTCCCGAAAGCAAGAAACGATGGTCCGGAGGGCCTCGTAGAGAACGAGCTTAAGAGGAGTCGAGTATGAACTTTAACCAGGGTGCTGGGAATGGCAGATCTGCGTCCGCATTTCCAGGCCTTTGGGAGGTCACGCATTGGGTAAGGTGAGATTAGGGAAAGTGGAAGGACCGAGGAACAACGGCAGCCCGAAAGCGGGCTGAGAAAGCATCCTTACAAAGAATacgatggatggatgcatgTAGGAACAGACGGACGTGTAAGGTACgtcgcggcctcggccccggAGAAGTATCGGAGGGGCTGCATGAAAGGAGTGCCAGTGAAGGGTCTTGGCAAATGCCAAATCGTGgcaaggacgtcgaggactcGAGGTGGCGAGGCAAGACAAGGCGGGGAAGCGGACAGTTCCCGGTCACGGAGCAGGAAGCGTCGGGTTCGGATGTGCGTTTGTGATGTGCCCCATGCAACCCTGATCGATACCTTCTAGACTTTTACTTTCTTGCTGTTCTGTTTCGGTGTCGCTGAGGGCTCCCTCACAGCCTAGGGTTCGCCCGTTGTTGCACGTATCAAGCGCCGTGTCTGGGCCGGATAAGGCTCGGGAGATCGGAGGACGGAGCGGGCGAGTCATGGACGGGAGCGAAAGAGGATCGGAACTGCTGGGAGGCAGCGGATTTGCAGGCTGGATTCGTCTTGCCCAGGTCATCCCAGAGACATCCGGATCAAGGCTGAAGGATAAAAGCTTTGGCGGAAGCAGGGAAGGGTCAAGGGAGCCGTGATGTTGTATAAGGGGCCGAGGAGTTGAAGCCGGACTCCCAGCCTTCTGCAGGACTTCTGGCGCGAAAAGCTTCTTCAAAACCCAATCCAATCACGATGATCGTCAGGTCAAGGAcacggcgagggcgagggccaggGCAAGGGCGAGGGGACAGGTGGGGCTCAGACGTCTGGACGGGCCTGAAGTGAGCTGGACGCAATGTACTATGTACCTGCGCGTAGATATGCTACGGATACCTACCTCAGTGCAGTACACCATGTGTGTGCTCTGCATGCTGGCGACGGTCGAGGGGTGTGTCCAGGAAGCTAAGGCGGTCGATGGCGGACTGGGCGCTACTCTGGCGACCGCGTTAGCGCGAACCTCTCGCAACATGTCCGTCTCTCGAGTGCCGCGTGAGCTCGAAGTTGGGGTGAGAAAAAGGGTCTCGATCCCCTCACATGGTGTCTTTCCCGTTGTGGTCACTGGACTCTGTGGGCGTGGGGAGGGGATCGGGCGGAGGTCACTCGAGAGCTGCAGCTGCATGCTCTGTAGAGACCCCAGCGAATCGGCCGTCGATATGCTGGTCGGCTGCATGTCGAACCATTCATCATTCCCGTCCGTGACAGCAATGATGCAGTAGACAGTGCTGCGAGcggggggaagagaagaagtgGACTCTACATCGTACATACAGATGCCCAGGGTGGAGACTGTGTCTCCTCATGAGGGCGACCGAGTGAGCTGACTTCAGCATCTCCAGTTTATGATAATGGTGTTTTCGCCTCGTTCCATGGAACAACGGCGCTGGCGGTGGAGAGTTGGCTGTGGACGACGGAAAGACCGGAAATGGCGACAGGGCTTTTTCGTCTTTTCCTCTTCGATTTTTTTCTCCACGGGGGGGTTGTCGCttccctcttttctcctctctttcATGTTTCTGCGTCTAAATACGACGAGGGGAAGGAAGACCTGCCGGATCACCATATCCAAGTAGGGCAGCGGACTGACTGGCAGTGATATTTCTTTCCATTCGACGATGCATTGACCACAGCGAAGCCACAGCCGTAGGTAGCCATAGGTACGGTGTAGTCGCACATGAAATGCAGTTCTAACCAACCCTGTGCCCTACCTCCGTGAAGCAAAGCTAAAGTCAAAATGCACTTGCTCGCTCACTTActtactcactcactcgcttCTATCTCTTGTCTCGACTTTGGGACGGACAAGATGCTCCCCTCATCTTCGTTGCTTCTGTGGACGCATCCGGTGCATATCCTCCGCCCTCTcagcttctttcttttctttccttttctttctttctccctAATCCAGCTCCCTGGTGCCGGGCTTCCCTTACACTAAGACCCTCGGCGCTTCTGACTCTGTTGCATGCCATCTGTATGCCCTTGGCTCTGCCGCTCTCGTTTCTTCTTCAGATATTCTGTACATGGCAGCCGCTCAGTTCGTCCTTTACAGCGCAT encodes:
- a CDS encoding Putative vacuolar protein sorting-associated protein; its protein translation is MMEASHPAAGWENVGDKWYRKVQLYTEVFDQDLDLDNHIVAGAPYGGAIALLRDDTKIQAYRANPGGGGASSSKPGIDIYSYAGKLLRRIPWEQGSGSIKGLGWASVAGGEEKLLVVTTDGTVRVYDLQGEFTQFSLGNGADESGVVSCRFYESGMVALLGNDTFVSVTSYTEPRPRLLATPPTDQGEIHAWAVVAPDHTLSRSVEVLLSIGETVYVIDAAECEDRFLDLGPFSHISVSPDGRLIVLYTKTGKAHVISSDFQERRVEHDSQSKIPPKYVEWCGTDALIAWEDEVHIIGPDAATAEFFYDGRVHVVSEHDGARLITNDVCDFLERVPHATEEVFGTRAESSAASILLDAVGQLELQSPKADDYIQLIRANLTEAVDTCVTAAGREFSIHWQKQLLKAASFGKSVLDIYNSDEFVDMCETLRVLNAVRFFEVGLPLSFEQYQRLTPEGLIKRLINRHEYLLALKIAGYLRLPTDRIYVHWASAKVRSGAEDDDTICRLVVERLSGKPGISFEEIARAAYDEGRGRLATELLNHEPRGGRQVPLLLSMEEDELALDKAVESGDTDLMYTVLLQLKKKLPLAAFFRVINARPAATALVESSAAREADNALLKDLYYQDDRRVDGAGVFIHESLHQPDARTASDKLALAAKLLSDSREAAFEVHALKEAQTLLKMQEAFDRDLTDTFTGLSVNETMFKLIRLGYHKRASKIQSEFKVPDKVAWWIRLRALVAKRDWNEIEELAKTRKSPIGWEPFFNLTLQAGNPRLAAVFVPKCTGLEPGTTITMYEKCGLRVKAAEEAVKLKDAEAWGRLLEAAGRGTQEGRDIERIGSAVFKK